From Myxocyprinus asiaticus isolate MX2 ecotype Aquarium Trade chromosome 10, UBuf_Myxa_2, whole genome shotgun sequence, the proteins below share one genomic window:
- the LOC127447519 gene encoding LOW QUALITY PROTEIN: insulin receptor substrate 2-like (The sequence of the model RefSeq protein was modified relative to this genomic sequence to represent the inferred CDS: inserted 1 base in 1 codon): protein MASPPPTAGQLISNMTVNNNKHVRKCGYLRKQKHGHKRFFVLREPSEGSPARLEYYESEKKWKNKSAAKRVIPLDSCLNINKRADAKHKHLIALYTKDEYFAVAAENEQEQEDWYAVLTDVMNEGKVSDGSASNSASSLVGFDEANYGVTAPPVSATYKEVWQVNLKSKGLGQSRNLTGVYRLCLTSRTISFVKLNTEAASVILQLMNIRRCGHSDSFFFIEVGRSASIGPGELWMQADDSVVAQNIHETILEAMKAMKEMSEFRPRSKSQSSGTNPISVPTRRHFNNLPPSQTGLQRRSRTDSMAATSPVTKLTSCRIRTASEGDGPVMGSPISPCVNRTHLSRSNTVTARPCRTFETSSLQHSKSMCMPVPHSPPLAASPVSLSCSNGCNIESTPRPSSCTASIAGSPSDAGFISCDECGSSPGDIRHLLAANRSNTPESFTDTSPSQEGINLYGYMIMERPSNCGRRSIRASAEESIGDLEKAYRRRTHSLTMPYQKRVPSQVSSASLDEYTLMRATYTTGGHSGRSSHTASPKVTYPEDYGDIEIGPLLKSSRSNLGDDGYMPMTPGVALQGGKADNYMPMSPMCVSAPQQIINPRTHSLTIANGYRTNSPSSCFVDDSGYMRMLCGSKFSIDNSDGKLTNGEYLNMSPVDSGSVTPPDYYQSPVGVEQCPCLRQLHSFNSLPHCHKPQQTLKDDDNDQYVVMNPQSHRIIEESVTTASSPVPSPLRQSRTESLIYRHRISRPTRLSLDTLRTLPSMNEHPLPTEPKSPGEYINIDFGCVADSCSPPSTASSESPASSLGSSSGQXEIPLSDYMNIDVSSQLPKSGNATPSEPLEALPELTSCPAHPDGEEEKERYHLTAQVAPAGPAGKAKDDYTDMLFGMPASPLQPVAQPSESGQTISPSSCVQRLTVDESVGVPAVEAFLLCGTTLALVDPDRGAKVIRADPQGRRRHSSETFSSTTTVTPVFPSFAHDARRHGSASVENVSVVRNSEGSDEEYNSPMCRETSAGFQNGLNYIALNLMDEGLASCDSLVRFKAASCCKEGINGIHVSPYASLGFKETATIVKD from the exons ATGGCGAGTCCGCCGCCGACTGCAGGACAGCTGATTTCAAACATGACCGTAAACAATAACAAGCACGTCAGGAAATGCGGATATCTGAGGAAACAGAAGCACGGACACAAGCGCTTTTTCGTGCTGAGGGAGCCGAGCGAGGGCTCTCCTGCCCGGCTGGAGTATTACGAGAGCGAGAAGAAATGGAAAAACAAGTCGGCTGCGAAAAGGGTGATACCTTTGGACTCCTGCCTGAACATCAACAAGAGAGCCGATGCCAAACACAAGCACCTGATCGCCCTGTACACCAAGGACGAGTATTTCGCCGTGGCTGCCGAAAACGAGCAGGAACAGGAGGATTGGTACGCGGTCTTAACGGATGTAATGAACGAGGGGAAAGTAAGCGACGGCTCCGCATCTAATTCGGCGTCATCTCTCGTCGGGTTTGATGAGGCGAATTACGGCGTGACAGCGCCGCCGGTCAGCGCCACTTACAAGGAGGTTTGGCAAGTCAATTTGAAATCTAAAGGACTCGGACAGAGCCGCAATTTAACCGGCGTTTATAGGCTGTGTTTAACCAGCCGGACCATCAGCTTCGTGAAACTCAACACGGAGGCGGCGTCGGTTATTTTGCAGCTCATGAATATACGACGATGCGGACACTCGGACAGCTTTTTCTTCATTGAGGTGGGCAGGTCAGCGTCGATAGGACCCGGCGAGCTGTGGATGCAGGCGGATGACTCGGTGGTAGCGCAAAACATTCACGAGACCATTCTGGAGGCGATGAAAGCGATGAAGGAGATGTCAGAGTTCCGCCCTCGCAGCAAGAGCCAGTCCTCAGGTACCAACCCCATCTCTGTGCCCACCAGGCGGCACTTTAACAACCTTCCGCCGAGTCAGACCGGGCTGCAACGGCGCTCGCGCACCGACAGCATGGCGGCGACGTCTCCTGTGACGAAACTGACGTCCTGTCGGATACGCACAGCGAGCGAGGGTGATGGCCCCGTGATGGGCAGCCCCATCAGTCCCTGTGTGAACCGGACGCACTTGAGCCGCTCCAACACAGTGACGGCTCGCCCCTGTAGAACATTTGAGACCTCTTCCCTGCAGCACAGTAAATCCATGTGCATGCCTGTGCCTCACTCCCCTCCATTAGCTGCCAGCCCTGTTAGCCTGTCCTGCAGCAATGGCTGTAATATAGAAAGCACCCCTCGCCCCTCCAGCTGCACGGCCTCCATTGCAGGCTCACCCAGCGATGCTGGCTTCATTTCTTGTGATGAATGTGGCTCCAGCCCGGGAGATATACGGCACCTTTTAGCAGCAAACCGAAGCAACACACCTGAGTCCTTCACTGACACGTCCCCCTCACAGGAGGGCATCAACCTCTATGGATACATGATTATGGAGAGGCCCAGCAATTGTGGGCGGCGAAGCATCCGAGCATCAGCAGAGGAGAGCATAGGAGACTTGGAGAAGGCCTACAGAAGGAGGACGCACTCTCTCACCATGCCTTACCAGAAGAGGGTGCCATCACAAGTGTCATCAGCTTCACTGGATGAGTACACACTTATGAGAGCCACTTACACAACTGGAGGCCATTCAGGGCGCAGCTCACACACTGCATCCCCAAAGGTCACATACCCTGAGGATTATGGTGACATTGAAATTGGTCCGTTATTGAAAAGTTCCAGAAGTAATCTGGGCGATGATGGCTACATGCCAATGACACCAGGTGTGGCTCTGCAAGGGGGGAAGGCTGACAACTACATGCCAATGAGCCCAATGTGTGTTTCAGCCCCGCAGCAGATCATCAACCCCAGGACACACTCCCTCACCATAGCAAATGGTTACCGAACCAATTCCCCCAGCAGCTGTTTTGTGGATGACAGTGGCTACATGAGGATGTTGTGTGGCTCAAAATTCTCCATCGACAACTCAGATGGGAAACTGACTAATGGCGAGTACCTCAACATGTCTCCTGTAGATTCGGGCTCTGTCACACCACCAGACTACTACCAGAGCCCCGTAGGTGTGGAGCAGTGCCCCTGTCTCAGACAGCTTCACTCATTTAACTCTCTGCCCCACTGTCATAAGCCCCAGCAGACATTAAAGGATGATGACAATGATCAGTATGTTGTCATGAATCCTCAGAGTCACAGGATAATTGAAGAATCTGTAACCACTGCATCCTCCCCTGTCCCATCTCCTCTGCGACAAAGCCGGACAGAAAGCCTTATCTACCGGCATAGGATCAGTCGGCCCACCCGCCTCTCTTTGGACACACTACGCACGTTACCCAGTATGAACGAGCACCCCCTCCCCACTGAGCCAAAAAGCCCTGGTGAGTACATAAACATAGACTTTGGATGTGTTGCTGATAGCTGCTCTCCGCCCTCCACTGCTTCCTCCGAAAGCCCAGCCTCCTCCTTGGGATCCTCCAGCGGTC AGGAGATCCCCCTCTCTGATTACATGAACATTGATGTGAGCTCACAGTTGCCCAAATCTGGAAACGCCACCCCATCTGAGCCTTTAGAGGCGCTGCCAGAGCTGACATCCTGCCCCGCCCACCCTGATGGagaagaggagaaagagaggTACCACCTCACAGCACAGGTGGCACCAGCGGGCCCAGCTGGCAAAGCTAAAGACGATTACACCGACATGTTGTTCGGCATGCCCGCTTCTCCTCTGCAGCCTGTGGCTCAGCCTTCAGAAAGTGGGCAGACCATCAGCCCATCCTCCTGTGTGCAAAGATTGACTGTGGATGAGAGTGTGGGAGTGCCAGCCGTCGAAGCATTTCTGCTATGTGGTACCACTCTGGCCTTGGTGGACCCTGACCGGGGCGCCAAGGTGATTCGCGCGGACCCCCAGGGACGCAGACGACACAGCTCGGAAACATTCTCCTCCACCACCACCGTCACGCCTGTTTTTCCATCCTTCGCTCATGATGCCAGGCGGCACGGTTCGGCCTCTGTGGAGAACGTGTCTGTGGTGAGGAACAGCGAAGGATCAGATGAAGAGTACAACAGTCCCATGTGTAGGGAGACGTCGGCTGGCTTTCAGAATGGACTCAACTACATTGCCTTAAACTTGATGGATGAGGGACTTGCCAGCTGCGATTCTCTTGTCAGATTCAAAGCTGCCAGCTGCTGTAAAGAGGGCATCAATGGAATACATGTCAGTCCATATGCCAGCCTTGGGTTCAAGGAGACCGCAACAATAGTAAAAG